One segment of Rhodothermus bifroesti DNA contains the following:
- the frr gene encoding ribosome recycling factor: MPDETLQLILEEAREHMEKSLAHLKSELAALRAGRATPAMLEDLRVEYYGAMTPLLQLASITAPQPDLLIVQPWDRSALGAIERAIMHANLGLTPSNDGTIIRIPVPPLSEERRKELVRAARVRAEEARVAIRNIRRHAKEEIKKAKDEEHLPEDLCHMAEEELQKLTDAYIEKINHLLERKEADIMEV; encoded by the coding sequence ATACCGGACGAAACCTTACAACTGATCTTGGAAGAGGCACGCGAGCACATGGAAAAGTCGCTCGCACACCTGAAATCCGAGCTGGCCGCTCTGCGTGCCGGCCGTGCCACCCCAGCTATGCTCGAAGACCTTCGCGTTGAGTACTACGGCGCGATGACGCCGCTGTTGCAGCTGGCCAGCATTACCGCACCCCAGCCCGATTTGCTGATCGTGCAGCCCTGGGATCGCTCCGCCTTAGGGGCCATCGAGCGTGCCATTATGCATGCCAACTTAGGGTTGACGCCCTCAAACGATGGGACGATCATTCGCATCCCCGTGCCTCCGCTTTCCGAAGAGCGCCGTAAGGAACTGGTCCGGGCAGCCCGGGTCCGGGCTGAGGAGGCCCGCGTGGCTATTCGAAACATTCGCCGCCACGCCAAAGAGGAAATCAAAAAGGCTAAGGATGAAGAACACTTGCCCGAAGACCTCTGCCACATGGCCGAGGAAGAACTGCAAAAGCTAACCGACGCCTACATCGAAAAGATTAATCATCTTTTGGAACGCAAGGAAGCCGACATTATGGAAGTGTGA
- the rpsB gene encoding 30S ribosomal protein S2, translating to MNTPETPVVETTTPSAVAAEAPAPETRHRVTIEELLKAGVHFGHLTSRWNPKMRPFIFMERNGIHIIDLVQTQQLLDRAAEAAARFARQGKKILFVGTKKQARDIVRAQAEACGQPYVVERWLGGTLTNFQTIRQSIRRMEELARMEEEGILSQLKKKERLMKQREREKLERTLGGIAQMARLPGALFIVDVVREHIAVSEARKLGIPIIALVDTNADPELIDYPIPANDDAVRSIELITSVIANAIIEGAKQREQEEAARKAEKEKRAQEAEATKETRAKRRSKKES from the coding sequence ATGAATACACCGGAAACTCCAGTCGTCGAAACGACAACCCCTTCAGCGGTAGCTGCTGAAGCCCCTGCGCCTGAAACGCGACATCGCGTGACCATTGAAGAACTCCTCAAGGCGGGTGTGCACTTCGGCCACCTGACCAGTCGATGGAATCCCAAAATGCGCCCCTTTATCTTTATGGAGCGCAATGGGATTCATATTATTGATTTGGTCCAAACGCAGCAACTTCTAGATCGAGCGGCTGAAGCTGCTGCCCGTTTTGCCCGGCAGGGGAAAAAAATCCTCTTTGTAGGCACCAAAAAGCAGGCACGCGACATCGTACGTGCCCAAGCCGAGGCCTGTGGCCAGCCCTACGTAGTTGAACGCTGGCTGGGTGGCACCTTGACCAACTTCCAAACCATCCGCCAGAGCATCCGCCGCATGGAAGAACTGGCCCGCATGGAAGAAGAGGGCATCTTGAGCCAGCTTAAGAAAAAAGAACGGCTCATGAAACAACGCGAGCGGGAAAAGCTGGAGCGGACGCTCGGCGGCATCGCGCAAATGGCGCGCCTTCCGGGTGCTTTGTTTATTGTGGATGTGGTGCGCGAGCACATTGCGGTCAGTGAAGCCCGCAAATTGGGCATTCCGATTATTGCCTTAGTGGACACCAATGCTGATCCAGAGCTGATCGACTACCCGATTCCAGCCAACGACGACGCGGTCAGGTCGATCGAGCTCATTACTTCGGTGATCGCCAACGCCATCATCGAGGGCGCCAAACAGCGAGAGCAGGAAGAAGCTGCGCGTAAGGCAGAGAAAGAAAAACGTGCCCAAGAAGCTGAGGCCACCAAAGAAACCCGCGCCAAAAGACGTTCCAAGAAAGAATCCTGA
- a CDS encoding uracil-DNA glycosylase — MQALLEALRDVLRQEYRLFGPVAFWGASGYSRFSLRTMTTAAASPAPYDRIAALIPPDSPLHRLSTLEAVRQYVAQTVLVPIDAHRLHAVFGTGNPNAELMVIGEAPGAEEDRQGEPFVGPAGQLLTKMLGSIGFKREEVYITNVVKSRPPQNRDPLPAEIEAHLPILYKQMVLVKPRLLLCVGRIAGGALLGREQSLRSLRGKVHDFYGLPVVVTYHPAALLRHPPWKRLAWEDLQLLRACYDALQNPKQS, encoded by the coding sequence ATGCAAGCCTTACTTGAAGCCCTGCGCGATGTGCTCCGTCAAGAGTACCGGCTCTTTGGGCCCGTGGCTTTCTGGGGAGCATCAGGCTATTCCCGTTTCTCCTTAAGGACTATGACAACCGCTGCTGCCTCCCCCGCACCTTATGACCGCATTGCCGCCCTCATTCCGCCGGATTCTCCCCTGCATCGCCTCTCAACCCTGGAAGCGGTGCGCCAGTATGTAGCGCAGACCGTACTGGTTCCGATTGATGCACACCGTCTGCATGCCGTGTTTGGAACAGGAAATCCTAATGCCGAGCTGATGGTCATTGGCGAGGCGCCAGGAGCTGAAGAAGATCGGCAGGGCGAGCCTTTTGTTGGACCCGCAGGTCAGCTGCTGACCAAAATGCTGGGATCGATTGGTTTTAAGCGTGAAGAGGTCTACATCACCAACGTGGTCAAAAGCCGTCCGCCCCAAAACCGAGATCCACTACCTGCAGAAATCGAAGCCCATCTGCCGATCTTGTACAAACAGATGGTCCTCGTTAAACCCCGTTTGCTGCTGTGCGTAGGACGCATAGCTGGGGGCGCTTTGCTGGGCCGCGAGCAGTCGCTGCGCTCGCTTCGCGGGAAGGTGCATGACTTTTACGGCTTGCCGGTTGTCGTAACCTACCATCCCGCAGCGCTTCTTCGTCATCCGCCTTGGAAGCGGCTGGCTTGGGAAGACCTGCAATTGTTGCGTGCCTGCTACGACGCCTTACAGAATCCTAAGCAGTCATGA
- the pyrH gene encoding UMP kinase: protein MNADADTPARLGRPRYRRILLKLSGEALMGQKAYGIDWDVLEAYAQEIRQVVQLGVSVGIVIGGGNIFRGVQNARRGMTRAHADYMGMLATMINAMALQDALEQAGLDTRLQSSIKMEQIAEPFIRRRAIRHLEKGRVVIFGAGTGNPYFTTDTAAALRALEIEADVLLKGTRVEGVYSADPERDPEARLFTSIHGREVIRRDLKVMDMTAFTLCREAGLPIVVFNMNKQGNLLRVVCGEPVGTLVYWTETPPTFAEVAQA, encoded by the coding sequence ATGAACGCCGATGCAGACACGCCGGCGCGTCTTGGACGACCGCGCTACCGCCGGATCTTGCTTAAACTCAGCGGCGAAGCCCTGATGGGCCAAAAAGCCTATGGCATCGACTGGGATGTGCTTGAAGCCTATGCCCAAGAAATCCGCCAAGTTGTTCAACTGGGCGTTTCGGTTGGGATTGTCATTGGTGGGGGCAATATTTTTCGCGGTGTGCAAAACGCACGACGCGGCATGACCCGTGCCCATGCCGACTACATGGGCATGCTGGCCACCATGATTAATGCCATGGCCCTACAGGATGCGCTCGAACAAGCAGGCCTAGATACGCGCTTGCAGTCGAGCATCAAAATGGAACAGATCGCCGAACCTTTCATTCGTCGACGTGCCATTCGCCATCTGGAAAAGGGGCGCGTGGTCATTTTTGGCGCTGGTACTGGGAACCCCTACTTTACCACCGACACCGCTGCTGCCCTGCGTGCTTTAGAGATCGAAGCCGACGTACTGCTCAAAGGCACCCGCGTCGAGGGCGTCTACTCCGCAGATCCAGAGCGCGATCCCGAAGCCCGACTCTTTACCTCTATCCATGGACGCGAAGTCATCCGGCGCGATCTGAAGGTAATGGACATGACCGCTTTTACCCTCTGCCGGGAAGCCGGACTCCCTATTGTGGTGTTCAATATGAATAAACAGGGCAACCTGCTACGCGTCGTGTGTGGCGAACCGGTGGGCACGCTGGTCTACTGGACCGAAACGCCCCCTACTTTCGCCGAAGTGGCCCAAGCCTGA
- the coaBC gene encoding bifunctional phosphopantothenoylcysteine decarboxylase/phosphopantothenate--cysteine ligase CoaBC has protein sequence MSTGATLSLENRRILLGVCGSIAAYKAAELIRLLKQAGAEVQVIMTPDATRFITPLTLGTLSGRDVLVDLFPENAAHAWTQHVHLGRWAELALVAPATAQTLARLAQGFCDTMLAATLLSARCPVLLCPAMDHDMYHHPATQANLERLRHYGYEILAPAFGPLASGLVGDGRLPEPETILQHVAALLQRKAQLAGKHVLVTAGPTREMIDPVRCLTNPSTGTMGFALARAAARRGARVTLVAGPTLLPTPAGVTRIDVVSAQEMYEAVVQHAETADLILMAAAVADYTPVETSSSKLKKHQEELLLHLRRTPDILAELGRRRRPGQILVGFAMETDHPLENARAKLVQKQVDWIALNCLNEPGAGFGTGTNRLTLLHRDGYQETLPLLPKEEAAEVLLDRVLQQTTT, from the coding sequence ATGTCTACAGGCGCAACCCTTTCCTTGGAAAACCGCCGGATTTTGCTGGGCGTCTGCGGCAGCATTGCGGCCTACAAGGCCGCAGAACTGATCCGCTTACTAAAACAGGCGGGCGCCGAAGTGCAGGTCATCATGACCCCCGACGCTACCCGGTTTATTACCCCACTGACGCTAGGAACCCTCTCAGGCCGTGATGTGCTGGTGGATCTTTTTCCGGAAAACGCAGCGCATGCCTGGACCCAACATGTGCATTTAGGGCGATGGGCCGAGCTGGCGCTGGTAGCTCCCGCCACGGCGCAAACCCTCGCACGCCTGGCACAAGGCTTTTGCGACACCATGCTCGCGGCCACGCTCCTTTCAGCACGCTGCCCAGTGCTGCTCTGCCCGGCTATGGACCATGACATGTACCATCACCCGGCCACTCAGGCCAATCTAGAGCGGCTACGCCACTACGGCTACGAAATCCTAGCTCCTGCATTTGGTCCCTTGGCCAGCGGGCTTGTGGGCGATGGCCGCCTGCCTGAACCGGAAACCATTCTGCAACACGTAGCTGCGCTGCTGCAGCGAAAGGCGCAGCTTGCTGGCAAACACGTTCTGGTCACCGCTGGCCCTACGCGAGAAATGATCGATCCCGTTCGGTGCCTCACCAACCCTTCAACGGGCACTATGGGGTTTGCGCTGGCGCGCGCTGCCGCACGCCGCGGCGCACGCGTCACGCTTGTTGCTGGACCCACTTTGCTTCCTACACCCGCCGGTGTCACCCGAATCGACGTCGTTTCGGCCCAAGAAATGTACGAGGCCGTCGTCCAACACGCCGAAACTGCCGACCTTATCCTTATGGCAGCCGCTGTTGCCGATTACACCCCAGTAGAAACTTCGTCTTCCAAGCTTAAAAAACATCAAGAAGAGCTGTTGCTGCATCTTCGGCGCACACCCGACATTCTGGCTGAGTTGGGGCGTCGCCGCCGCCCTGGGCAGATTCTGGTCGGATTTGCTATGGAAACAGACCATCCATTGGAAAATGCGCGGGCTAAGCTGGTGCAGAAACAAGTGGACTGGATTGCGCTGAACTGCCTCAACGAGCCTGGTGCTGGCTTTGGAACCGGCACCAACCGCTTGACCCTACTTCATCGCGACGGCTACCAAGAAACGCTGCCCTTACTCCCCAAAGAAGAAGCCGCCGAGGTGCTGCTAGACCGCGTGTTGCAACAAACAACAACGTGA
- a CDS encoding glycosyl hydrolase produces the protein MIFLLVWLSVWGTASEVQFEAEDAELLGNVHVDSTLTGFSGWGYVTGFEASGDSVRFSFEASRGVYRLWVRVAFAPRFVAYGLRVDSVQRTGSFFKRGAGFQESSAGEIWLDHGQHTLALWVNGAAVDYIRLEPVAYPPPTKPPARLADSLATASAQALFAFLRDVYGRYVLSGQQQNPYRSDFDAIDYVQQVTGKQPALVSFDLIDYSPSREQYGVVHHQRPEDWIAWAGQDGIVSLMWHWNAPTDLIQDPARDCYWWYGFYTRCTTFDVAAALADTTSERYRLLLRDIDAIAVQLRKFQEADVPVLWRPLHEAAGGWFWWGAKGPEPFKQLWRLLYHRLVHHHGLHHLIWVYTHEPAAVDWYPGDAYVDVVGRDVYANDPQALMREDWRELEQLFGGRKLIALTESGTLPDPEIITDYGIWWSWFSIWTDNFLRGIDPERLRRAYHSERVLTREELPEWRTYVLEAKQPEEPALPLALELFPNPGTRQLTVAATLAVPAPVVVEIWDLLGRQVFRYEAGLQPAGRWQTTLPLMLAAGVYLVQLRAGANAAHQLWICQP, from the coding sequence ATGATATTCCTATTGGTTTGGCTTTCGGTCTGGGGGACTGCTAGCGAGGTGCAATTTGAAGCTGAGGATGCCGAGCTCCTTGGGAACGTGCATGTGGATTCTACGCTAACAGGATTTTCTGGATGGGGATATGTCACGGGTTTTGAGGCCTCGGGGGATAGTGTACGCTTTTCGTTTGAAGCCTCCCGGGGTGTGTATCGGCTTTGGGTGCGCGTAGCCTTTGCGCCGCGTTTTGTGGCTTACGGGCTGCGTGTGGATAGCGTGCAGCGTACTGGAAGTTTTTTTAAGCGTGGTGCTGGTTTTCAGGAAAGTTCCGCCGGTGAGATCTGGCTGGATCACGGGCAGCACACCTTGGCCCTTTGGGTAAACGGGGCTGCAGTAGACTATATTCGCCTAGAGCCTGTTGCCTATCCACCCCCGACAAAGCCGCCTGCTCGCCTTGCCGACTCGCTGGCTACGGCTTCAGCACAGGCGTTGTTTGCGTTTTTACGGGATGTCTATGGCCGGTACGTTCTATCCGGACAGCAGCAAAACCCGTATCGCTCGGACTTTGACGCGATCGATTATGTTCAGCAGGTGACTGGTAAGCAGCCGGCATTGGTTTCGTTTGATCTCATCGATTACTCTCCTTCGCGTGAGCAGTATGGTGTTGTGCATCACCAAAGGCCAGAAGATTGGATTGCCTGGGCTGGGCAGGACGGGATTGTCTCGCTCATGTGGCACTGGAATGCCCCAACCGACCTCATTCAGGATCCGGCGCGCGACTGTTACTGGTGGTATGGCTTTTACACGCGCTGCACTACGTTCGATGTCGCGGCTGCGCTGGCCGACACCACTTCTGAGCGATATCGACTGTTGCTGCGCGATATCGATGCCATTGCAGTGCAATTGCGAAAGTTTCAAGAAGCTGATGTGCCGGTGCTTTGGCGGCCGCTTCATGAAGCAGCCGGTGGATGGTTCTGGTGGGGTGCAAAAGGCCCGGAGCCGTTTAAGCAGCTCTGGCGACTGCTTTACCACCGGCTCGTGCATCACCATGGTCTGCACCACTTGATCTGGGTCTATACGCACGAGCCTGCAGCCGTCGATTGGTACCCTGGCGATGCGTATGTGGATGTGGTGGGCCGCGACGTGTATGCCAACGATCCGCAAGCGCTCATGCGAGAGGATTGGCGAGAGCTTGAGCAGCTTTTTGGCGGCCGCAAGCTGATAGCGCTAACCGAATCGGGTACGCTACCTGACCCTGAAATCATCACCGACTACGGCATCTGGTGGAGCTGGTTTTCGATCTGGACCGATAACTTTCTTCGAGGAATTGATCCCGAACGCCTGCGACGCGCCTACCATAGCGAACGCGTCCTAACGCGTGAGGAGCTGCCGGAGTGGCGGACCTATGTGCTTGAAGCAAAGCAGCCAGAAGAACCCGCGCTGCCCTTGGCGCTAGAGCTCTTCCCTAACCCAGGGACAAGACAACTAACGGTTGCGGCAACGCTAGCCGTACCGGCACCCGTAGTGGTAGAAATCTGGGATTTGCTAGGGCGCCAGGTGTTCCGCTATGAAGCAGGCCTACAACCGGCTGGCCGTTGGCAGACAACCCTGCCGCTTATGCTAGCTGCCGGTGTGTACCTGGTGCAGCTTCGGGCGGGGGCTAACGCAGCACACCAGCTCTGGATCTGCCAGCCGTAG
- a CDS encoding YicC/YloC family endoribonuclease: protein MIASMTGFGRGQATVEGVTATVELRSVNNRYLDVSVRLPRLAATYEPEVLQTLRQHFQRGRITLQADLKVAGGLSGLSQLNLERAQLYLKQLETLRAHTGLTDPVRLDHLLAFPDLFEKPEEGEADECMRQALMQALYQAIEALKAARLREGMLLKTDLETRLETIAQRLAAIEARAPERLAEARARLQARVQELLRETPVDPSRLELEIVLLADRLDITEECVRLRAHLQHFREVLTSTEPSGRRLNFLVQELHREANTISAKANDATISLLTVDIKEELEKLREQIQNIE, encoded by the coding sequence ATGATTGCCAGCATGACCGGCTTTGGGCGAGGGCAGGCAACAGTGGAAGGCGTGACGGCCACGGTTGAACTTCGCTCTGTCAATAATCGCTACCTGGATGTCAGCGTTCGTTTGCCGCGCTTGGCTGCAACCTATGAGCCAGAAGTCTTGCAAACCCTTCGCCAGCATTTCCAGCGCGGCCGCATCACCCTACAGGCCGACCTGAAAGTAGCCGGCGGGCTATCCGGGCTTTCCCAGCTCAACCTTGAACGGGCTCAGCTATACCTCAAACAGCTCGAAACGCTCCGCGCCCACACAGGCCTGACCGATCCGGTGCGCCTAGATCACTTGCTCGCCTTCCCCGACCTGTTTGAAAAACCCGAGGAAGGCGAAGCCGACGAGTGCATGCGCCAGGCGCTCATGCAGGCCCTCTACCAGGCCATTGAGGCCTTAAAGGCAGCACGCCTTCGCGAAGGAATGCTACTCAAGACGGATCTGGAGACACGCTTAGAAACCATTGCCCAGCGTTTGGCAGCCATCGAAGCCCGGGCCCCCGAGCGCTTGGCCGAAGCACGCGCTAGACTGCAGGCCCGCGTCCAAGAGCTGCTGCGCGAAACCCCAGTAGATCCGAGCCGCTTAGAGCTCGAAATCGTGCTGCTGGCCGATCGACTCGACATCACCGAGGAATGCGTGCGCCTACGGGCGCATTTGCAGCACTTCCGTGAAGTACTCACTTCAACGGAGCCCAGTGGCCGCCGGTTAAATTTTTTGGTACAAGAACTCCACCGAGAGGCCAACACCATCAGCGCTAAAGCCAACGACGCAACGATTAGCCTACTTACGGTAGACATCAAAGAAGAACTGGAAAAGCTTCGCGAGCAGATTCAAAACATCGAGTGA
- the dnaB gene encoding replicative DNA helicase, which produces MAEFEERPRLSIGSEETPPYPLEKLTGPVRRVAQVHALHQQAGRVPPQAIEVEQAVLGAMLIEPSAIPRAIEILTPEAFYDGRHQRIYRAVIRLFEQGCPVDAITVTEELRRCEELEQAGGPIYLGELTSKVASAANVEYHARILAEKALLRRMIETMSLLIGRAYEPGADAFELLDQAEAEIFRLSDAQLRKPARSMSEVVKETIERLEAIHGRPGGITGVPSGFHGLDSLTGGWQRSDLIIIAARPSMGKTAFALSCARNAALHPHYGTGVAIFSLEMGAEQLAQRLLTAEARVDAQAARTGRLRDEDWRRLARAAGRLSDAPIFIDDTPALNVLELRAKSRRLKAEHDIGLIIIDYLQLMRPTRLSRNANREQEIAQISRALKALAKELNVPIITLSQLNRAVETRGGDKRPQLSDLRESGSIEQDADVVIFIYRPERYGITVDEHGNPTDGIAEIIIGKQRNGPTGTVRLAFIDQYARFENLTTHYTSPLATSNPTGALSDVAPEAEEAPF; this is translated from the coding sequence ATGGCTGAATTTGAGGAGCGTCCTCGGCTAAGCATTGGTTCAGAAGAAACGCCGCCCTACCCGTTAGAGAAGCTAACCGGTCCGGTGCGTCGCGTAGCCCAAGTGCATGCGCTGCATCAACAAGCCGGGCGCGTCCCGCCGCAGGCCATCGAGGTGGAGCAGGCTGTGCTTGGCGCTATGCTGATTGAACCCTCGGCCATCCCTCGAGCAATCGAAATCCTCACTCCCGAAGCCTTTTACGACGGACGCCATCAGCGCATTTATCGGGCTGTAATCCGACTGTTTGAACAGGGTTGCCCGGTTGATGCGATCACGGTGACCGAAGAATTGCGGCGCTGCGAAGAACTTGAGCAGGCCGGTGGTCCGATTTATTTGGGCGAATTGACCAGTAAGGTCGCTTCAGCCGCCAACGTCGAATATCATGCCCGCATTCTTGCAGAAAAGGCGCTCCTGCGGCGCATGATCGAAACCATGAGTCTTCTTATTGGCCGTGCTTATGAGCCCGGCGCGGATGCTTTTGAACTCCTCGATCAAGCCGAAGCCGAAATCTTTCGCCTCTCAGACGCTCAGCTTCGGAAACCAGCCCGCTCCATGAGTGAGGTGGTTAAAGAAACCATCGAGCGGCTGGAGGCCATTCATGGGCGACCGGGGGGCATTACCGGTGTGCCTAGTGGCTTCCATGGGCTCGACAGCTTAACCGGCGGCTGGCAACGCAGCGACTTAATCATTATTGCCGCCCGGCCTTCTATGGGGAAAACCGCTTTTGCCTTAAGCTGCGCCCGCAACGCAGCACTGCACCCGCACTACGGCACAGGGGTGGCTATTTTTTCCCTGGAGATGGGGGCGGAACAACTTGCGCAGCGCCTGCTGACTGCTGAAGCCCGCGTCGATGCCCAAGCGGCCCGCACCGGCCGCCTACGCGACGAGGATTGGCGCCGCTTGGCCCGAGCAGCCGGTCGGCTCTCCGACGCCCCCATCTTTATCGACGACACGCCCGCCCTAAACGTCCTGGAACTGCGCGCCAAAAGCCGCCGCCTTAAGGCTGAGCACGACATTGGGCTGATTATCATCGACTACCTTCAGCTCATGCGGCCAACCCGCCTGTCGCGCAATGCGAACCGCGAGCAGGAAATTGCCCAGATTTCACGTGCGCTTAAGGCGCTGGCCAAAGAGCTCAACGTTCCTATTATTACGCTCTCGCAGCTCAACCGGGCCGTGGAAACGCGCGGCGGCGACAAACGACCGCAGCTTTCAGACCTGCGCGAAAGTGGTTCTATCGAACAAGACGCCGATGTCGTTATCTTTATTTACCGTCCTGAACGCTACGGAATCACAGTCGACGAGCACGGAAACCCAACCGACGGTATTGCCGAAATCATTATTGGCAAGCAGCGCAACGGTCCTACCGGTACCGTTCGTTTGGCATTTATCGACCAGTACGCCCGCTTTGAAAACCTGACGACGCACTATACTTCGCCCCTAGCTACAAGCAATCCGACGGGAGCGCTAAGCGATGTGGCACCAGAAGCGGAAGAAGCCCCTTTCTAA
- the tsf gene encoding translation elongation factor Ts, with amino-acid sequence MAISAQDVKRLREMTGAGMMDCKQALEEAGGDFEVAIELLRKKGQKVAAKRAEREAKEGLVVTAVAADGRAGAIVEVNCETDFVARNEEFATFARQVAELILQAQPSELTELLALRLPDGRTVETALLDLTGKIGEKIAIRRFAVLTSDQGRIISYVHPGSRLGVLVEVFGDGQLEEAGRDVAMQVAAMNPLAVRREEVPESVRAKELEIAREAARNEGKPEHILDRIAQGKLERFYKDHVLLEQAFIKDATLSVAQRLAQAGVNVRRFVRYALGD; translated from the coding sequence ATGGCCATCTCGGCACAGGATGTTAAACGGCTCCGCGAAATGACTGGGGCCGGCATGATGGATTGTAAGCAAGCCTTAGAAGAGGCTGGAGGCGATTTTGAGGTAGCCATTGAGCTGCTGCGCAAAAAAGGCCAAAAAGTGGCGGCCAAACGGGCTGAGCGTGAAGCAAAAGAAGGGCTAGTGGTCACGGCCGTTGCTGCCGACGGACGTGCAGGAGCGATTGTTGAGGTAAACTGCGAGACCGACTTTGTCGCTCGCAACGAGGAGTTTGCCACGTTTGCCCGCCAAGTAGCTGAGCTGATTCTCCAAGCCCAGCCTTCGGAACTGACAGAGCTCCTGGCGCTTCGCCTGCCAGACGGCCGCACGGTTGAAACAGCCTTGCTGGACCTGACGGGCAAAATTGGCGAAAAGATCGCTATCCGTCGCTTTGCGGTGCTCACCAGCGATCAGGGTCGCATCATTTCCTATGTGCACCCCGGCTCACGCTTAGGCGTGCTTGTCGAAGTTTTCGGCGATGGCCAATTGGAAGAAGCCGGACGGGATGTGGCGATGCAAGTAGCTGCCATGAATCCACTGGCTGTTCGTCGCGAAGAAGTCCCTGAGTCGGTGCGCGCCAAAGAACTGGAAATTGCCCGCGAAGCCGCACGCAACGAAGGCAAGCCCGAACACATTCTGGACCGCATCGCCCAAGGGAAACTGGAACGGTTCTACAAGGACCATGTGCTGCTCGAGCAGGCCTTTATCAAGGACGCTACGCTCAGCGTAGCGCAGCGGCTAGCGCAGGCGGGCGTCAATGTGCGACGCTTCGTACGCTACGCCCTGGGAGACTAA
- the gmk gene encoding guanylate kinase produces the protein MPEPRLVVLTAPSGAGKTSIARRVLQAFPNMRFSVSATTRPPRPGERNGVDYYFLSEEAFRELIRDGQFVEYEEVYPGRLYGTLRSEIDAASRAHPVLLDIDVKGALRIKERFGEEALAIFIKPPSLEVLADRLRTRGTENAAALAERLERARMELTYEDRFDAVVVNDDLERATAETLNLVRSFLSRP, from the coding sequence ATGCCAGAGCCTCGCCTCGTCGTGCTTACCGCCCCAAGCGGAGCTGGTAAAACCAGCATTGCCCGCCGCGTGCTCCAAGCGTTTCCCAACATGCGGTTTTCGGTTTCGGCCACGACGCGCCCACCCCGACCAGGCGAGCGCAACGGGGTGGATTACTACTTTCTTTCCGAAGAGGCCTTTCGCGAGCTGATTCGGGACGGTCAGTTCGTAGAGTACGAAGAAGTCTACCCAGGGCGGCTTTATGGCACACTTCGAAGCGAGATCGACGCAGCTTCACGTGCCCACCCCGTGCTGCTCGACATCGATGTCAAGGGGGCCCTCCGCATTAAAGAACGTTTTGGTGAGGAGGCTTTAGCGATTTTTATCAAACCGCCCTCTCTTGAGGTGCTGGCGGATCGGCTGCGCACGCGGGGCACAGAAAACGCGGCTGCCCTGGCCGAGCGGCTTGAACGTGCCCGCATGGAACTTACGTATGAAGATCGCTTCGATGCGGTGGTGGTGAACGATGACCTGGAACGGGCCACGGCCGAAACCCTAAATCTGGTGCGCTCGTTCCTTTCTCGCCCCTAA